CCGCGACGATCTCCTCCGCAGCATCCTCGAAGGCGACGACGACGCCTCCGGAAGCGAGGTTGCTTCCGTCATGAAAAGTCTCGAGGAGGAAATCTCGCTCCCCTCCGCGCCGGTCCCGGGATTGGCGGCTTCCGACCAGCCCGACTTGGGGTACCTTCTCGAGGCCTCCGACGACGAGCTCGGCCTGCCGCCGGCGGCGTCGAGCTCGTCAGGCGAAGGGTGCGGCGCCTCCGAGGCGGCGATAGCCGTCGGAGATGGGGGAGAGGTGGATGGCGTTGAGTTTGGCCAGATCTGGGGGTTCGCTGACGAGATGGACGGATACAGTGGTCTCGGGTGCGGGATCCGGCCTGAGGATAAggtggaggcggcggcggcggagggccTGGTGTACGATGCTGGGCTCTTTAATTACTCCGACGATCTTTACGCGCCGTCCGATTTGCCGGAGTTCTCGTGGCGGTATTGAAGATTCCGGCGGCCGGGGAGGCTTTGGGGAAACGACAGTCTGTAAATTTTACGTTTAGATGGAAAAAAGAAaccgaaagaaaaaaaaaatctatatctaaaaattacagaaatcaAACTCCTACTTTTCTTAAATTTCCCGAAGACATAAATCGATCGTGTACCTTgctttttaaaattcttaaattattcttaaaatattccttcaaatcaaattaataataataaaacatatTTGGGTGAATAGTTTATTTCTATTATAATTTCTACTTTAAGTCTTTAACAAAGACTTTAACGGGGACGAAGTTCCTGGTTTAGTATCACTTAAGAATtattctaagataaaaaaaaaaaaaaaaaaaaaaaaaattccctcGGAATGATCTAATAGTTAACATATGAAATGTTATCATCATAATATTGATAAAGTCAAGATAAATATTTCCTTTATGTGCTAATCATTATTTCAAATATTAATAGTCGTCCGTGATGTACGTCGTATTAAATATgttgagataaaattttattcacacTATTAAATTTTCATATGTAATTTGTCAACCTTTTAGTTTTGGGAGTATTCACACTATCAAAATTCTATTCACACTTGATCCGTGTTTAGAGGACTAGGGGCAGATCTAGCGAAGGATGGCGGATCTAGCGAAGGACGACATTGGTGGTCGCTTTCTTTATTAGTGATGGAACATCTAGTATTATGAGATTTTATCTATGAAGATAAAGAATATCATCCCTTATTTTCCGTATAAAAATAATCTTTTTGTATTTAAATTTCTGGATCGGTCACTTACCAAGGCCTTGATCCATTATAATGAATTATGATAGATAAAATTTAATGAATCCCACCTACTAAGCCTATGCCTAATCCTGATCCAGAGGTTCCCGCCTGACTAGGAAGCGGCATGAAACTTGTCATGGCGGATGGAACTTAACTTTCGACGAGTAAAATCACTATCTTTATCCATTATATTTAAACAAAGCTGACAGAAGAGTGCATTCTGGATTAGGCTattaatttgcagtatttataaataagtccattaTGTTTTAGAAATTACAAGTTTACCACCTCGAAATAACAAGAAGCCAAGATGGTCATACACCACCAGCGAAAACGAATGGTGGAACATTTCTTCGTTTTACGTGGCTAACTCGAATCTCCATTCCAGGTTTCCACAGAGTATACAGGCTGACAGAATGCTTAAACTCTTCCACAGTTGCCCTTATGTCAAATTGTCCACCTTCCTCTACCGCTACTCCTGGCTTTCTCTGAAGGCCCATAAAGTAACAGCAATGAAAAGGTCTAGATTTGTCTGAAAAATCACGTGGACAAGGGTGACACTGAAGCATGCCAAAAGTGTGCCTTTCAATCTGTAAAAGAAGTTCCAAGTTGTTAAAAACCAATTATTTAACAACCAAATACATATACTTCAGTTTAGTTGTTTACCTTTAGAGTCAATTTACAAAGACGCGATTCCACCCAACCTTTCCAGTTCCTAAGGTCCGAATCATTTTCAGCAGTCATTTCAATCTCCAGATAATTTTTGTAGGCTTCAAAAAAGGGATAAGGCTCAAACAGACGATCCCAGTCAGCTTTGCTAGCCTCCATTGCCTGACACATTGTCCACCATAAGACACTTTGAAGATAGATAAAACTTGTCAGCAAGATTGGTTAATTATGACATGGATACAGTTAATTAACTATAGTAAAACACTGGCTTACTACTGTAGACAACAGACATCAAATTCATGCAAATTTATATGCTATCAATTGGAAATAGTAAAGTTATATAACATAATTTACCTCACATATTTGATTTCCGCGTTGAAACTCTTCCATCATGACATGCAATGTGCTCGATGATACATTGTAGCTAGAATTCATACAAGGATATACAGGTGTTATTATGGGCATTTGGTGAAGTCTGTCTCTCATGTTTCTTCTTGGATCCCACATAGGAAGTCCGAGAGTACCCTCTTGAAGCTCACAAAGCATCACAGGATTTGGCCATCGCCACTGGGTGTAAACACGAAAAAAGCGTGATACCAGCATGCTTGGCAGTGCATTTGGGTACAATTGGCATATTCGAGCAACAAGTAATGCACAATCTATGCCACCAAGGAACCCTACAACCTGgcaaaaattaaggaaaaataatGAGGAAAGACTATCGTGTGGTGAAGGAAAAAGATACCAATGTAAAATATTGATAAAGATACATTTGAGTATACTCCACGACGCTTTGCCCAAAACCTCATGCAGCGCAAAGTTGTGCGAAAATTCTGGAGCAAACAAAATAAAATGTATAGAATTTATAAGATCACACAAAAGTACAAACTGGGTAACTCAAAAGAAGGTATACATGTTTGCTATTTGTTTCAcggttcatgatttctaaaattcAGGGGGCTGTGGCAAAGTGGCACCTGAATATTTGGCACCAAGCGTAAAATTTGTTCAGTGTCTCTATACTGATTCAAACTGCGAACACTCTGCTCATCAACATTTTGTAATATTGAGTCATGTGAGATATCTAGGTCCTAAAAGGCAATAGATATGAGAAATTATAAAGAACTGAGAATATCGCAATGCTACAAAAGCACATTGAATTAGATTTAGTAATTCCAGAAAAGAAGAGATAGCCAGACACCAACGCGCATGCAATCAGTATAGGCGCCATAATAGGATCACACATAATGAAATACATAACTACTGAATATTTAAACTCTTTACGCAAGATATACCGAACTGCATCCCCAATTCTAACCCACTGCCACTAGCAAGTTAACATGAATTTATCATGGCAAGAGGATATGAAGACAAACTTTCTCAACCACcaaaggaaaggtttgacaccatAAAACAGAATCTTCTTCACACAGTAAAAAAAAAGAACAGTTTGAAGGAAAAAAAGAACTTACTTCAGGAATGACCCAAAGTGATAGTTTAGCATATAGAAGATATATGGAAACTCCATTGAGCTTAAACTTCATTACAGGGACATAAGCATCTGGAAAAGGGTGCAGTTCTGTTACTTCTGGCATCTCATACAACATGTTATGCAGTTCTGTGAAGAAATCTTCCTGCAAAACCATTAAAACATTCAAACATAGGTTGTAGATACAAGTACTTATTTCAAATCTACAGCAACACAGCCATTAAGTTGTATACAAAATGCTCATGtcaaaaaaagtgaaaaaacaaAATAACAATATCTAAAGATAGATATCAATCTATAAATCTTACTTCTCTAGTAACTTGTCGTGGACCTACACACAAAGTGTTTATATCCTCACCAGGCCCGTGCACCTaagattaagaaaaaaaagagagaaattagAGAGCATCACACATCATATAGAATAGGCACTAACTCAGAAATTTTCAAATGCTCTAACTATTTCAaataaacaaaaatgtaaaagtaAATTTGGAGCCTAATCCTCTCATTATCAATCACGGCCAAAATAACACAAAAAATGTATGAACCTTTCACAATAGTTCCTCATATCCTACTGGATAAAAATGGTTTCATGTGATGAAAATCGGTGTTTAACTAGCAGCAAAAGTGGCACAAAATTGCAGAATTTTATAGAAAGATGAGAGCACCCCAAGTCGGTAAGATCCAAAAGTAAATATCTTTGCATTTGCCTCTTGGACAGATACTTCATTGAATCCCTTAACCCTGCTAACTTTCTTTACCCAAAGCTTCACAATCTACAAAAACTCAAAAAACATTAATACCAGAAAAAAGAGGCGAAGAATATAAAAAAGGCATCAGTAATAGATGTCCAACCTGCTCCAATTTTTTCAGAACCTCTTCTCTGGAGACTGCTTCTTCCATACTTTCATACAACCCAACACGCTCAATATACTGATGAAAATATTACAACAACACAGTCATTGACAACAAGTTTAAGGGAAATCATCTGGTTTACAAGGTTGAACCTTTTCCAGCTCCTGTGTCTTGATGAGATCATACTCTGTCGGCCCACTCCACGTGATTGGCTCAGTGACCCCAAGATGACCATTAGTCTGTTTAACGACTCCAGAGTTCTCCATGGGTGATAGATAACCCTTGCTTGCCAAAAAGATCTAAAGTTTTATATTTCTGATATGCACCGTGCCTGGTCAATAGAATTACTGAACCAAATCAAAACCCTACACCTCTTGATTCAATTACAGGAAAAAAATTgaattcttaaaatattttttatcctaaatttCAGACAATAAGCATCTAGAGATGAGACTATAACACCATCTAGGAATGACTACTTACAAATGCAAAGACACAAGCAATCCATTCAGTTCAAATGGAGACTTATTTCAAGATATTGATATCAAAGCCTAAGCACAACAATGCACCCAAAACTAAATAACCATcaacaagattttttttttttaaaaaaaaaactgaaccAAATATCAGACAATTGAAGAAAATAGAAGAGATCCTCTGGAAGAAAACTTGCCGCGATGGCGTTGCTTCTCGCACCCTTGCTCAGCCTCGCCGATGGGAATCGCTGGCGACGCCGATCTAGTCTTCCCAGTGGATAAATCGAAGGAGAAGGCGGAGAACTCTAGCGAAATGGGGGAGAATGATCCAGGGAGAATGACGGCGAAGACCAAGAGGCGAGTTGTAGTATAAGACGAAAAGACCGGGTTGATCTAGCTGAAGTCGTTGGGTGGTAAAATAGCTTTGTTTTTTTCAAGTGAAATAAATAATTTGAACTAAATTCAATATAATAATtccttgagaaaaaataataacaaattatttttaaaaaatatatataatttttataatacaATTCATTTAGATAAGATATGAAAGATACATCTTTTCTCATCTCTCTTCTCAAACCCTTGCTCATGTTGGATTCTTTATTGAACAACATTCTTGTCTGAAACAACATCTAATTAAACATATCGAAACATTGCGTTGACATCATGAAAGAACATCTATCTATATTTACTTGCTCTAAATTTAAACATCTAAAGGTGTATCGTTCATGTAGTCACTAGAGCAGCTATGTTcaagcatatctgaactctctgagCTTTCGGTCTCAGTGATCTCTACCATTTCAATTTCTGATGGAAACAAAAGGGAAGGCTTCGGTGGCAATGCCAGATCTTCCAAACCCCCTTCCAACAGCTCTACAACTTTATGCATAGAAGGCCGATCGTCTGGCTTTATTTGTATGCACCACAATCCTACAATTGCTAGCTTTTTCGCCAACACTGATTCGATTTCTTCTATTTCAACATCAATTATTATGTCCTCACCTTTCAGCACCTGATCATAGAGCCAAGCAGGGAAGTAGAACTCACTCGACTGTTCCTCAATAGCAACCACTTGTGGTTCATTGATGGCCCCTATGATCTCCAAAATCATCCTTCCGAAGCTGTAAACATCAGACTTATAGGAGATGCGTCCTAAGCTTCTATACATCAGTTCAGGCGCAATGAAACCAAAAGTCCCTTTGGGAGTAGACACTGAGACCGCACTCTTTCCAGCCGGGTAGAGCTTTGCTAATCCAAAGTCTGAAATCTTTGGTGTGAAACTTGCATCAAGTAGAATGTTGTGAGGCTTGATGTCAAAATGAAGAATCTGCATTTCGCAACCGCGGTGCAGATACTCGATCCCTCGAGCTACTCCAAGAGCAATGTCATACATTTTTTCTAGCCCAAGAGCACTAATTGTAGTTTGTTCTTGTCGCTTGGTGTAGATGTACTTGTCCAAAGAACCATTTTGCATGTAATCATATACTAGTGCCCTTTTGGATCCCTCGTAGCAAAAGCCTATGAGACGGACCACATTGACATGGTGAACCCTTCCGATCGTTGCAACCTCGTTGATGAATTCTTCGCCGTTGTTGTCTCTCGACTTGCCTAACATCTTCACGGCAACCATGTGACCATTAGTGAGTGTACCTTTATAGACAGTTCCAAATCCTCCTTGTCCTAGTTTTGACTTGAAGCCTCTTGTCATCTTCTTGATACTGCTGTAGGAGTACCTAGTTGGAGTTAGATTCTTGTACTTTGCAAGAAATAGCTCGATCTTTTCATTCTTTTTGAGATATTTCTTCCATAGATTCTTGTACTTTTGAAGAAACAAATCAATCTTTTCATGCCTTTTGAGATACTCCTTCCATAGATTCTTGTACTTTTCAAGAAATAGCTGgaccttttcattttttttgagATATTCCTTCCACAATTTATAGAACAAGTAGGAGAGTAGGCACAACATTCCTGGTGCACCTCGAATAGCCCAAACAAGACCTAAATGAAACATAAAAATTTGAATTCGTCCATATATATTACATATTTCAGAGGTAGATCATGTAGGCATATCTTCAAGAATTATACCTGCTATTTCGAAGAACTTCAATGCATTATCTGAGTATGTGAGAATCAACATGCACATTTTTAAAAGATTGATTAGATAATATgctaaaatttagtttttttgcaGCAATTTCAAAAGTTAGAAAAGAAAGCATAAGCATAGTCAGCTTATTGAAGCATTACCTCTTAGTAGTCTTCTCAAGTCATTAAAGAAACCTACAAGTTGAAATTGAAATCAATAATTGATATGCAATTCAAACGGGATgatttatttttcattattttgcATCATTACTAGAGATGGAGAATTGATCAGCTAAATTACATGCATTTAATTCGACTGATCCAAATTAGTTGTATATAAAAATTGAAGCTTACAAGATTTGACTGACCATCTCTAAGCTCAAACTCACTAATTCCACTGACCTGACAAGTCTAACCAACCATCTAGATGCAATCTATCCAACTAATGATTTGCTTAGATTAACTAGTTCACTGATCTAATAGGCCAGCAAGACTCACACAATCAATCCACTCAGCTTGATTGGACCAGAGCTAAGAAAATTAATTGGCTAGATTGataatttattaatattatgaaaataGAATGGAgtttttcaactcttaaaataagaAATAGATTTCACTTCAATTGTAGATTCATAAGAAAAACCAATCATTTTGATTATCTATACAATAGATGGACTACAATAGATTATTCATTGCAAGGGATGATTCCACCTCAAATTCCACCTAATCCATGGGGTGTTGGCtaagtttttcttttccttttgtatttCTATTCTTATTTTCTTCAATTTATGCCTAATGTCATTGCCTTGCATGTTAATTTACTTTTAGATTCCCAATCATCTAACATTTTGAACTAACATTATACTTTAAAGAGATGTATCAACTAGATAGATTTTAAATATCTTAATCTTAAAGCTACAGAAAGCTGTGCttgtaaaagatttttaaaaaatgtacAGTGACAGAGGCTAAGCAAGAAGTTGGTTAAACTGCTTACAGTGCTTGGATTGGAATGCGCTGTGGCAAGGATTATAACACCAGTCTGAATCATCATAATCATAAAAAGACTCGAGATATATGCAGCTTCCACCAGCGTCTTCACATATGGGGCACTGGAAAGCCTTCCAAGAAACTTGAAAACCAAGAACTAAAGCAGTGGACCAGATGTCCAAATAGGAAGCCCCGACTTCAATGGAAGAATCTTCTTCCACTAAAATATAAGAGTAGCTACAGAACCGTCTGTAGTCGGGTACGGACGTGTCTTGAAGCCTAACATAGTGGTGCTCATCGGTGGAGTCTACAGTGCAAGGGCTTGTCGTTAAATATGACGTATCATCATTTACTGGCTGCTGGCAAATCACGAACGAGACGACAGTTGTACTTGGATATGGGATGTAGTTGATATCATATCTATCCACCGATGAAGATAAAGAGATTGGCCAAGAAGAGCAGTTGTTGATGCGTAGACCAGGATCGAGCAGTCTCATGGTTTGGTTGTGGTATGAGATTGATACAACTTGAAAATTTTGGCTGCTGTAGTTTACGAGGGTGCGGTTGTGCTGGCAGAGCAGCTCGTACTGGGGCATCCCGCAGTGGCTTGGATCATCCGGAAGCCGGAAGGGGTAGCTGATATTGGTGATGCTGCCACATGAAGAAACACACTCACTTCCTTCGATGGAGGTGCAAAACCCCAAAAAGAGGATGAAGAGAAAGGAAGAGGAAACAACTACAAGGAGAAGGAGTGGTGGACTTTTGTGATTCATGTTCAGAGGAGATTTCAATCAAACAACTATGGAAGTAGGAGATGATAATAATACAGAGGTAAGCGCCACAATTTGGATGTAAGAGTAATTAGAGAACTAAATACTGGAAGCAGATAAATAATGGACTAGTTTAGTAAGCAAATTCAAAGTCAAGCAAACTTGAGCCAAATCAATCCGATTAGTTTTCCACTCATAGTCAATCAAACGAGTAGAACCAATTCCACACGGAGCCCATCAAACAAGCAGGTGGACTATCTTAGAGCGCAAATACAGAGTCA
This window of the Zingiber officinale cultivar Zhangliang chromosome 3B, Zo_v1.1, whole genome shotgun sequence genome carries:
- the LOC122055612 gene encoding LEAF RUST 10 DISEASE-RESISTANCE LOCUS RECEPTOR-LIKE PROTEIN KINASE-like 2.7, which produces MNHKSPPLLLLVVVSSSFLFILFLGFCTSIEGSECVSSCGSITNISYPFRLPDDPSHCGMPQYELLCQHNRTLVNYSSQNFQVVSISYHNQTMRLLDPGLRINNCSSWPISLSSSVDRYDINYIPYPSTTVVSFVICQQPVNDDTSYLTTSPCTVDSTDEHHYVRLQDTSVPDYRRFCSYSYILVEEDSSIEVGASYLDIWSTALVLGFQVSWKAFQCPICEDAGGSCIYLESFYDYDDSDWCYNPCHSAFQSKHCFFNDLRRLLRDNALKFFEIAGLVWAIRGAPGMLCLLSYLFYKLWKEYLKKNEKVQLFLEKYKNLWKEYLKRHEKIDLFLQKYKNLWKKYLKKNEKIELFLAKYKNLTPTRYSYSSIKKMTRGFKSKLGQGGFGTVYKGTLTNGHMVAVKMLGKSRDNNGEEFINEVATIGRVHHVNVVRLIGFCYEGSKRALVYDYMQNGSLDKYIYTKRQEQTTISALGLEKMYDIALGVARGIEYLHRGCEMQILHFDIKPHNILLDASFTPKISDFGLAKLYPAGKSAVSVSTPKGTFGFIAPELMYRSLGRISYKSDVYSFGRMILEIIGAINEPQVVAIEEQSSEFYFPAWLYDQVLKGEDIIIDVEIEEIESVLAKKLAIVGLWCIQIKPDDRPSMHKVVELLEGGLEDLALPPKPSLLFPSEIEMVEITETESSESSDMLEHSCSSDYMNDTPLDV
- the LOC122055614 gene encoding nuclear poly(A) polymerase 1-like isoform X2, yielding MENSGVVKQTNGHLGVTEPITWSGPTEYDLIKTQELEKYIERVGLYESMEEAVSREEVLKKLEQIVKLWVKKVSRVKGFNEVSVQEANAKIFTFGSYRLGVHGPGEDINTLCVGPRQVTREEDFFTELHNMLYEMPEVTELHPFPDAYVPVMKFKLNGVSIYLLYAKLSLWVIPESVRSLNQYRDTEQILRLVPNIQNFRTTLRCMRFWAKRRGVYSNVVGFLGGIDCALLVARICQLYPNALPSMLVSRFFRVYTQWRWPNPVMLCELQEGTLGLPMWDPRRNMRDRLHQMPIITPVYPCMNSSYNVSSSTLHVMMEEFQRGNQICEAMEASKADWDRLFEPYPFFEAYKNYLEIEMTAENDSDLRNWKGWVESRLCKLTLKIERHTFGMLQCHPCPRDFSDKSRPFHCCYFMGLQRKPGVAVEEGGQFDIRATVEEFKHSVSLYTLWKPGMEIRVSHVKRRNVPPFVFAGGV
- the LOC122055614 gene encoding nuclear poly(A) polymerase 1-like isoform X3; translated protein: MENSGVVKQTNGHLGVTEPITWSGPTEYDLIKTQELEKYIERVGLYESMEEAVSREEVLKKLEQIVKLWVKKVSRVKGFNEVSVQEANAKIFTFGSYRLGVHGPGEDINTLCVGPRQVTREEDFFTELHNMLYEMPEVTELHPFPDAYVPVMKFKLNGVSIYLLYAKLSLWVIPENFRTTLRCMRFWAKRRGVYSNVVGFLGGIDCALLVARICQLYPNALPSMLVSRFFRVYTQWRWPNPVMLCELQEGTLGLPMWDPRRNMRDRLHQMPIITPVYPCMNSSYNVSSSTLHVMMEEFQRGNQICEAMEASKADWDRLFEPYPFFEAYKNYLEIEMTAENDSDLRNWKGWVESRLCKLTLKIERHTFGMLQCHPCPRDFSDKSRPFHCCYFMGLQRKPGVAVEEGGQFDIRATVEEFKHSVSLYTLWKPGMEIRVSHVKRRNVPPFVFAGGV
- the LOC121967976 gene encoding uncharacterized protein LOC121967976, encoding MEESGGWKRGRDEGGEEGSSPEAKRFRDDLLRSILEGDDDASGSEVASVMKSLEEEISLPSAPVPGLAASDQPDLGYLLEASDDELGLPPAASSSSGEGCGASEAAIAVGDGGEVDGVEFGQIWGFADEMDGYSGLGCGIRPEDKVEAAAAEGLVYDAGLFNYSDDLYAPSDLPEFSWRY
- the LOC122055614 gene encoding nuclear poly(A) polymerase 1-like isoform X1, whose product is MENSGVVKQTNGHLGVTEPITWSGPTEYDLIKTQELEKYIERVGLYESMEEAVSREEVLKKLEQIVKLWVKKVSRVKGFNEVSVQEANAKIFTFGSYRLGVHGPGEDINTLCVGPRQVTREEDFFTELHNMLYEMPEVTELHPFPDAYVPVMKFKLNGVSIYLLYAKLSLWVIPEDLDISHDSILQNVDEQSVRSLNQYRDTEQILRLVPNIQNFRTTLRCMRFWAKRRGVYSNVVGFLGGIDCALLVARICQLYPNALPSMLVSRFFRVYTQWRWPNPVMLCELQEGTLGLPMWDPRRNMRDRLHQMPIITPVYPCMNSSYNVSSSTLHVMMEEFQRGNQICEAMEASKADWDRLFEPYPFFEAYKNYLEIEMTAENDSDLRNWKGWVESRLCKLTLKIERHTFGMLQCHPCPRDFSDKSRPFHCCYFMGLQRKPGVAVEEGGQFDIRATVEEFKHSVSLYTLWKPGMEIRVSHVKRRNVPPFVFAGGV